Genomic DNA from Gammaproteobacteria bacterium:
CAACCGCCATTACAAACTTGGTGACGAAGTGTTCATGCTCCTCACGCTGCTCGAGGAGAAGGAACGCATGCCCGTCGCCGGCAAGGTGGTGTGGATCACCCCGCAGGGTTCGCAGGGCAACCGCACCCCGGGCATCGGTGTGCAGTTCAGCCCGCAGGACAACGGTCAGACCCGCACCAAAATCGAAACCCTGCTGGCCGGCGCGCTGCACTCGGACCGCCCCACCCATACCATGTAATTCCTTTCAGGCGGCGCCGAAACCGGCGTCCGCACTGAACCGTTCTCCAT
This window encodes:
- a CDS encoding PilZ domain-containing protein, which codes for MAAGQGILQLHIKDKGSLYAAYMPFVKNGGLFIPTNRHYKLGDEVFMLLTLLEEKERMPVAGKVVWITPQGSQGNRTPGIGVQFSPQDNGQTRTKIETLLAGALHSDRPTHTM